CTGCATCAAGGGCTGCGACATTTCAGGACACTTGGAAAAAGGGAAAACACACACCAAGCGTTAGTCACAATGTCTTGACGTTGACAACAGACGCCGACATTAGCGAAAATGTAACTATTAATTAATAACAGCACGTTCTTACTTTGCCATCCGACCGCGTACTTTGTTTTGACACTGGATGAAGTTGTTCTGAGTTTCGGTGCAAATAATCGTTACGAGGACCACGAACGCACCAACATTATCAGGGACTTCCAAAATGGCGGATCCGACGACGTCGCCCGAGGACCACAGCAAGGTAAAGTCGAGCTGTGTGTTCGTAACAaacataatctttttttttgtcatgttacgCGTCTTTTGTGACATCAGCCACAAGTAAACCGTCGTGCGTTGGGTCACTTTCGGCCGCGCTGCCTGTCAATTAGTCGCCCTTTGTTGTCTTGTTTGTCAAGTGAAGTCAAAGTAGCAGTGAGGCGTTCTAATGTCGCGAGCCTGTAAAAACAGACACTTTGGGCACTTCGtgttatttaattgtatttaaggGGAGaacagctgctttttttttttttgctgtcttcTTTGGAAATTGTGTTTGTGATAAAAGTTTTGCGTTTTCAATCAGTTTTCCATCAGCGAGCTTTTGAACTGCTGAGACCAGTGTGAGAGGCGTCTTCAAATATCAACAGTTTTTGTTGTCATCTAAATTCATTAAGCAAAACACTCGTTTAACCTTGACATTTCCAGAGCTGTAACGTCACTTTCACAGGAAAGATGACTCACATTCATCTATTTAACATATTCCACCccatcaacaaaaacattttttgatttttgtttttcaatattttttaatatttccattatttttaaatgtattggatctgtttcaatattttacattttcgaccattttcaataccgctcAGCCTCATTCGGGTCAAAggtgtgcttgagcctatccctgctgacttcgggcgagaagcgaaGTAGATCCTGAATTCTCCCACAAATCGCCAACGTATCGCAGGGCAACGACAGACAACCAACcgttcacacccacattcacaccagaAACATGTTTCTGGATTGTGGTAGGAAGCcgcagtacccagagaaaacccatacaagTGCAGAGAAAACATACAATCTCCTCAAAGGAAGGCCGCAGCACggattcgaacccccaacctcagaactgaggtggttgtgctaaccactagataACCCTGTTGCCAAAGAATTAAATTTTTATGTCCTAAGGtttgtcaaaattattttcaatctattttccaattatttgcagcattaatttaaatatatttgtaatatttagtTACCTAACATGCTGTTTTTGCTGCTCTCAGCTACAAGGGACATGTAACATGTACATGACATTGTGATATGCTGTGATGTATCTCAGCAACTCTCACACACTgttaaattcatatttaaaaaaatgtgtatgccTATTGTGGATTTGTCAAAGAGGATATTTACCAGATTTAGCTTCCTAAGCAGTGTTAAGCACATGTGGAGTAACTATTGTGTGGCAGTGTCCTGATTTGAAACGGCAAACACGGGAGAGATTGTGGTCTTGTGCATCTGTGAAAAGAAGTAGTCAGGCCAGTGCTCAGTGGGTGTTTTGAGCATCTTTGTCCTAATGTAGGCCAACACTTTTACTGCATCTTACTTTTGTCTCCTTTCTTTGTTTCCATCTACTGTTGCCTGGTGACGGTTCAGCACTCAGATGTGGCATTCAGCGATGGCGTCTTTGACCCCGGTGAGTTTGTCGCACCTCACGTCGCGGGCTCATGGAGAAGCCGACGATGATGATCAAACATGAATGAGCAATGTGGGTTGCAGGTCTTTTTTCCGACGCCTCCAGGACGGGGAACGTGGTGTCGAGGGCCAACAGCATCAGCTCAACAAGTGCCTCCTCAGTACCAAACACAGGTGTTCCTCCTGTTATGGGCTTTCTCTTTTGCCCCGGCGCACACCGAGCAACGTGGACAATCGTGAACAAATTCAGTCAAACTGCACACAAGGCAATAGACCATCGCACACATAAGCAACTAGCCgtgatgaaaaacattttgaggcGCCACATACACtgtacttcattttttttgtgtgaaccacaaacaacatggcccAAATATTTAAACTCAGCGTGTGTCACCCTTGCATTGTGACAACAGATGACGAGGACAGCGACTGCAGGCACGAAACGTCATACAAGAACTCCTACAAAGATCGGCGGAGGCAAGCGCACACACAGGCCGAGCAGAAGCGGCGTGATGCCATCAAGGTGACATGGCAATCTCATCAGACTCCGGACTCAACTTGACACCGTTGCGTCCTGAGATCTCACGGCGCTAATCTCCGTCTCCAGAAAGGCTACGATGACCTGCAGTCGGTTGTGCCGACCTGCCTGCAGTCTGAATTTGCGGTGGGAGCTCAGAAAATCAGCAAGGCCACCATCCTGCAGAAGAGTAAGACGCCACAAACCATAATcgcaaacattgtttttaaagttaCACGTCAACAAAGCTAGCACATCCGATTCGGACGCAGTgcaaaggcttctttatactcgcgcggacggcgaccgtgCTGACGTCTCTGCGGTTTGCCTTTATAcacgagcgcaacccacgcgcgctgttttgaaaatatactggagtcctcctccaagtcggggctGTCGgtatggctggtattggctaggacgccacagggtggagtttcctctgcattttatggccatttccaTTTATGGCCAAAGAGGACTTAAGATATCATATCGGACTGTGACGAGACTTTCTCAATGCAACTtataaagcaaaacaattgtAGCTGTAACAAAGTGTTGTAAATAAGAGcgaacataaaacaaagtacattcaaataataaaatattattttctagtGAAAATATACACATGCTCCCTTCTCTCTCTTGTTTCACAGTCTACATGTTGTGCATGTTGAAGTTGTTGATGAGAGAAAGGAAGTAAACAGAATGTAAACTGCAGTTTCCTAAAAGCCGTTATTTTGTCCACTGGCAAGTAGTTTCATAATCACCGTAATGACAAATGGAAGCAAACGGTTCCAACcttctgttccatttagtcctctTTCACACTTGGTTATAACGCCGGCTCGCATTCGGGACGCATTCCTCGCCGGGTGGACGTCGGCCAGGCTCCATGTCGGGCCAAGCTCCTCGCGGTTCTAGCATCAGAAACAAACTACGAGAAAAAAGTCCAAATAGCGCTGACATTCTCCGctaatttataatatatataataatttaatttatttaactgTGTGCGCAGCCATCGAATACATCAAGTTTCTTcacaaagaaaagaagaagcaggAGGAGGAAGTTTCCCGACTAAGGAAAGAAGTGACTGCGCTCAAGATCATGAAAACGTgagtttggggggaaaatgtgcTAGGCCAGGGCTCGGCGACCCGTGGCTCCAGAGCCATGTGTGGCTCTTTTATTCTTCTGCTGTGGCTCTCTCTTGACTTTGAAATTAAATACTCTATTAAGCCGTACAAGAAAACAGAAGCCCTTTTGACTCCTGGGAGTAGAAGGCTTAATTTCCAGGAGGAACACGTTTTAAACTTCATCAGCTGGTAAGGTAACGCATGGATAGATAATAAAGAGATAAACTTCTCTAAGCTCACTGTGAAACGTTATTGTATTGCGCACAACCAGCAGTCgggttcataaaaataaaatgcaacataAATAATAACCCGCCAGTTAATTAAGACACACATTTAATGTAACACTGCTaggaacataaacacacatggaCGAAAAGGATTAACATCCTTAATATGGCAAATTTTCAGCATTGCACGGCagaatgcatgctgggaaccaCGCAGCTTCACCGTTGCAACAATgctaatattttgcaattggtTCTTAGTTCATtcgtttttcaaatgtaattctaaATTTGATTATGCTGCTCTTGAAACattaacatgtttgtttttttaattgctcaAAATCCCAGCTGCTGATGTGCCACACATGGTGCCAAGATTTTCTTCAGATGTTTctgaagaaaacatttaattgctacaggaattatattaaaaacataGAGTGCTCACATAGCCTCACAAATGTCATCTTACAATTGTGTGTCAAGGTAACATCTTACTGCTCAGATGTGCCAACACTTTGCAATGAGGAGTACAAATCACATTAACCAGGTCAAATAAACATTATAATTGGCTATTATTTAACAACGATATATTTTACTTTAAGTATGATGGTCTTTTTAATTCAAGTTGACAGCTGAACGCACGGTCCAGAAACGATAAAATGATGACGGAGCACAAAAGCAGACGGCAAGTTTGGTTCACTGCAGGTGGATAATTTAAGTTTGGCTTTAATTTCATAAACACGAAGAGCACTCAAATAGACATTGACTattttgctgtatttaaaaGTATGCTTCAACCAAACATCTTTTAGttcaaaatggttttatttcatGCAGAAATCAAATGTGTTCTCTTGTAGCACTTCATTGATCTAGTAAAGGCAGCACACTATAGGTTCTATAAAGATATATGCAGGGTTATCCTCGCTTTAGATGTCAAAAGGGTCTTGTGGCTTCTGGTGTTTTTGTTTCGGGATACAGTCCAAGTGGGTCTGAGTAAGGTTGCCGACCCCTGGGTTAGGGGCACTTCAATGTCTGGACAGCTTTGAACTGAGATATTtactaaagcatttttttcccctggtaaTGAAAGAGAGGCATTTATTGGTTCGACACACGATTGAAACCAATTGTGGTGCGGCGTCCATTATTATTGGCTGCTATTTGTGGAAACATGCTATGCAATGTCATACATCATCTCTTCATAGGAACTACGAACAGATCGTGAAGGCATACCAGAGCCATCCGCAGCAGGGAGAGGATCAGGTGTCAGACCAGATCAAGTTCAACATCTTCCAGAGCATCATGGACTCTCTCTTCTACTCCTTCAGCAGCTCCGTGTCAGTCAACAGCTTCCAGGAGCTGTCGGCCAGTGTGATCAACTGGATCGAGGAGCATTGCAAGCCGCTGGTATGTCCTTCGCATACGCCCTTCCAGGGTCGTCTCAAAGCCTCgcatttgacacttttttttcccctcctgtaGATGCTGAAGGAGTTTGTCATTGGCGTGTTGCGACAGATCAACGGGCAGGTCTACTGATGCAGGTTGTGACGGTACATGGTTGTGTATATTATAGCTGcgggggggagtggggggaaCACTCGATGTTTGTCTCATTTTGACGGTTTGAGGTCAAATTGTGATAAATTACTGACATTTGCAAAATCTGACAACAGATTGTTGAAACACAGGCCTCAGGATGTTATCAAGAGCGACACAtttaagtgtgcgtgtgtggattTTCTCACTCAGGGCTCACACGCTGCTCAAGAGATCCATTACCAGAGTTTTTGGAGGTCTCACTAAATTGTGCAGATGTCCCTAATATGGCCAGTGTGTGTACATAGACAATGTAAAGTTCATAGTGATGGCTGAACAACATCACCAAGAGCAACCTTGGTCCAAGACAATTCAGACAATTCTCCAGGACAGAGATTTTCCATATGTGATAACTGTCACTTCTAAGTGTCAGACTACAAGCTCTTGAATCCAACTAGCCCCCTTCACACTGCAGTCCTGGTAAATTAGCACATCAGAGGCGTGACGGTAGAGCCTGCAGGCGAATGCCTGTCCCGTTCAGATAGTACTCACCGAAGCGGGACGTTGCTGCGTCCCTAGTGCATTCACACGGGCGTTGCAGCTTCCCACATTAAGAAAAGTAGATGTTTGGCAAGGTCAGCGCAGCGGCTTTGACACACTCAAACTTACAAACTAGCAATGGTCTGTCCCTGTTACGCCTCTCTGATACTCCCTCGCAAGCCGGCTAATTCCAGAGTTGATTAGAACCCCTCCTATCCTGACTCCATATCTCGCACACATCTATGCGAGCAGGTAAAAGGGTGTTCAGAGGCCAGTGTGTAAGGGGGcagactttttgttgttgttgttgttggtgttttttttgtactgaaAACTGGCAGGTGATTTGTAAATAGATGACAGGAAGCTAATTGTACTGATGACACTTTGTACTTTCATCAATCACTACAAATGTTTTAATCAGaaatgacttttctttctttcaaatttccatgttaaaacacacaaatgaaaagcaAGCAGTTCTCAAAGTAGCCAAATATTTTATAGACAAGCAACACAGCAGCCTTCTTTTATCTAAAGCATTTGATATTATGCCTCATGGTGTACCGAAACAAAGACTTCTCACCTCTCGATTTGTTCTGGTTTGATACCTCTATCACAGACAGACAGTGTAAACAGACTTAACAATTTGCCTCGAGCTCTGGTTTAACCAATGGCGTGCCTCAGGGGTCTATCCCAGATCACTCCTGCTCATTTTGTATCAGTACAAATCTAAATGcagttgatattttttttgagTAGTATGTATCACCGCCACACTAGTCCAGGACTTTGGTGTGTTAGTTGGTTTTGAACTGCCCCTCTCCTTATTTATTTTAGGCAAACCAAAACATTGTGCCCTTATTGTTTCTTACTGATTATATGCACTGTatgttagttttgtttttcaatgtgcTGCTGCTTTCTGTCATGACCAGGATAATTCCTTATTTGACAATCTTTCTTGGTGAAATAAAAGTTTCTAGAATAATGAAGTGAGCTgtctacattttttaaacattgtacaGAAACAGACAAGATACAGCAACCATTTTTTCCTTGACTAAATGATGCATCCGGAAAATGTTATAAGCTTGCCAGTAATAGTGAATGGGGAAATAAACACGATGTCACACATAGTACATCTTAAATACAGCAAGATTAACTGaaataagaacaaaaagaaGTGTACAAAATCCAACATATATTCTTAATCAGGGTCCAGGGTTGTTTGCTACATTCTTTCAAGTACAGCAAACTGGCTTTCACACAGTTGGAACGACCACCTTGTAGTCTTCGTCCGTCTCCACGCCAACCTCCTCCTGAAAGGACAATGCCGTTGATGtgttgtgcttaaaaaaaaaaaaaaagggaacaaaaaaaaaaacctgatcaCGTTCAAGTCCAAAAAGCTTCATTTCACCCACCAGGAACTCTTTCTT
This Phycodurus eques isolate BA_2022a chromosome 16, UOR_Pequ_1.1, whole genome shotgun sequence DNA region includes the following protein-coding sequences:
- the mlx gene encoding max-like protein X: MADPTTSPEDHSKHSDVAFSDGVFDPGLFSDASRTGNVVSRANSISSTSASSVPNTDDEDSDCRHETSYKNSYKDRRRQAHTQAEQKRRDAIKKGYDDLQSVVPTCLQSEFAVGAQKISKATILQKTIEYIKFLHKEKKKQEEEVSRLRKEVTALKIMKTNYEQIVKAYQSHPQQGEDQVSDQIKFNIFQSIMDSLFYSFSSSVSVNSFQELSASVINWIEEHCKPLMLKEFVIGVLRQINGQVY